A stretch of the Saprospiraceae bacterium genome encodes the following:
- the rpmG gene encoding 50S ribosomal protein L33: MAKRAKGNRQQIILECTEHKASGMPGTSRYITQKNRKNTPDRLELKKFNPVLKKYTVHKEIK; this comes from the coding sequence ATGGCAAAGAGAGCAAAAGGCAACAGACAGCAGATAATATTGGAATGCACCGAGCATAAAGCAAGTGGTATGCCAGGTACTTCCAGATATATCACTCAAAAAAACCGCAAAAACACACCGGATAGACTTGAATTAAAAAAGTTTAATCCTGTTTTAAAAAAATATACTGTTCACAAAGAAATTAAATAA
- a CDS encoding DUF4295 domain-containing protein, translating into MAKVSKNARVAQRAANAGSGRDHVKVIKSIKDPVTGKYTYKELIVHKDKVKDFFEQSK; encoded by the coding sequence ATGGCTAAAGTATCTAAAAACGCGCGGGTTGCTCAGCGGGCAGCAAATGCAGGTTCCGGAAGAGATCATGTGAAAGTGATTAAATCCATTAAAGATCCAGTTACAGGTAAGTACACTTATAAAGAATTAATCGTTCACAAGGATAAAGTGAAGGATTTTTTCGAACAATCAAAATAA
- the ftsY gene encoding signal recognition particle-docking protein FtsY, translating into MGFFDKFFSKEVEQDLTKGIHKTREGFFGKITKAIAGKSYIDDDFLDELEQILISSDVGLDTTIKIIDRIQKRVKSDKYVGVDQLNELLKDEIGILLTENKTYDLDDFQSGPAKPYIILVVGVNGVGKTTTIGKLAFQFKKQGKSVMIAAGDTFRAAAENQLNIWADRVGCSFFSKGMGADPSAVAYEATQKALIDKTDVVIIDTAGRLHTKINLMHELSKITRSISKSMPGAPHEVLLVLDATTGQNAIEQCRHFTNTAQVSGLVLTKLDGTAKGGVALGITDQFKIPIKYIGVGEQIDQLQVFNIKAFVDLLFLH; encoded by the coding sequence ATGGGTTTTTTTGATAAGTTTTTTAGCAAAGAAGTTGAACAGGATCTTACAAAAGGCATCCATAAAACCCGTGAAGGTTTTTTTGGGAAAATAACCAAAGCCATAGCTGGCAAGAGTTATATTGATGATGACTTTCTCGATGAACTCGAACAAATTCTGATAAGTTCAGATGTAGGATTAGACACTACAATTAAAATAATTGACAGAATTCAAAAAAGAGTTAAATCCGATAAATATGTTGGCGTTGATCAATTAAATGAATTATTAAAAGATGAAATCGGAATTCTTTTAACAGAGAATAAAACGTATGATCTCGATGATTTTCAAAGTGGGCCAGCAAAACCTTATATCATACTAGTAGTAGGTGTAAATGGTGTAGGAAAAACGACAACCATTGGCAAATTAGCTTTCCAATTTAAAAAGCAAGGTAAATCTGTAATGATAGCAGCCGGTGATACTTTTCGGGCTGCTGCAGAAAACCAACTGAACATATGGGCTGACCGGGTTGGTTGTTCCTTCTTTTCAAAAGGCATGGGAGCTGATCCCTCTGCTGTTGCTTATGAAGCTACTCAAAAAGCGCTCATTGATAAAACGGATGTAGTAATTATTGATACCGCAGGAAGATTGCATACAAAAATTAATTTAATGCATGAATTGTCCAAAATAACTCGTTCAATCAGCAAATCAATGCCTGGCGCTCCTCATGAAGTGTTGCTGGTTTTGGATGCAACTACAGGACAAAATGCAATTGAGCAATGTCGTCATTTCACAAATACTGCTCAGGTAAGTGGATTGGTTTTGACCAAACTAGATGGTACGGCTAAAGGTGGCGTTGCTCTTGGAATCACGGATCAATTTAAAATTCCTATCAAATACATTGGTGTTGGAGAGCAAATCGATCAATTGCAGGTTTTTAATATTAAAGCTTTTGTCGACCTCCTGTTTTTGCATTAA
- a CDS encoding T9SS type A sorting domain-containing protein yields MSNKFLVIPTVICSFFIFLAHSGNPEDRNTGAPFDGLCSNCHGGGNFDGDISVTGFPTTILPNTVYNLTFTVTATMGNPTVGGFQLVAVNASNVNSGDLAPANSETGTTFSGAREYIDHRGAKPYTGNSVSWNFSWTSPNGPNGSVITIYYSSNLANGNGSSSGDNIIFASKSGTMMGGGNPLSVSITGKKNISCFGGMDGSATATAAGGSTPYSYAWSNGETSNQLSNVGFGSYRITVTDNVGATASTSVALTQPSQLNHVVQITRNVSCPGGRDGAVTTSVSGGVQPYTVIYSSGSPNGLRAGQYTVTVMDNNTCSSSSTFTITEPDTFTVATPVFLNPTCPLDSNGAIKILVSGGNPPYKYKWNTNDTGTNLTKLKTGNYKLTITDSKNCNTLKSYELKSIDSIAPQLLTKDGTIYLNQEQGIAIPSSSNFIEILTDNCDPNPNAILSIDTLRCNQLGKSAYIMQAMDQSGNISKDTFFITVTDTFKPIIHKWQDTLFYSCNITVPTISASDNCSIVEFKKLSGPEPGTLFPIGETILKYQAIDNSGNITIDSFIVRVKNSIEIRLDTSYFSLCSGDTLYQYIHISNKNGGPYSLIYKSDTLNLFRDTSLLYTITNEPEFRINAYESSSCTQTFKDTIIYPGQLVQLDSIQIFDESVLNAHDGKLNPFFNAIDSFIVYDAISLERINNTGTDLAAGLYLIKAFRNNCIFEYGPYTIKLITKTNYATPLNVVVYPIPFSNLLHISSNVSEKSNYQILNFSGKVITQGLLNQELSIETGDLQSGIYLLKIGNTNDQKVIKVIKLIKL; encoded by the coding sequence TTGTCTAATAAGTTCTTAGTAATACCTACAGTGATTTGTAGCTTCTTTATATTTCTAGCCCATTCAGGAAATCCTGAAGATAGAAATACGGGAGCTCCTTTTGATGGGCTCTGTTCCAATTGTCATGGAGGCGGAAATTTTGATGGAGATATCTCTGTTACAGGCTTTCCAACAACCATTCTGCCAAATACCGTATATAATTTAACATTTACGGTCACTGCAACTATGGGAAATCCAACTGTTGGTGGATTCCAATTAGTAGCTGTCAATGCCAGCAATGTCAATTCAGGTGATTTAGCTCCGGCTAATTCAGAAACAGGGACAACATTTTCAGGAGCAAGAGAATACATTGATCACAGGGGAGCTAAGCCTTATACAGGAAATAGCGTTTCATGGAATTTTAGCTGGACTTCACCCAATGGACCTAATGGATCAGTAATTACAATCTACTATTCCAGTAATCTAGCAAATGGGAATGGCTCCTCTTCGGGTGACAATATCATCTTCGCATCAAAATCTGGAACGATGATGGGGGGCGGAAATCCACTCAGTGTAAGTATTACAGGCAAAAAAAATATTTCATGTTTTGGTGGAATGGATGGAAGTGCAACAGCAACTGCTGCTGGCGGATCCACTCCATATAGTTATGCATGGTCAAATGGCGAAACCTCAAACCAATTATCAAATGTTGGTTTTGGTAGCTATAGAATCACGGTGACTGACAATGTTGGAGCAACAGCTTCTACTTCAGTTGCTTTAACACAACCAAGTCAACTTAATCACGTCGTTCAAATAACCCGAAACGTTAGTTGTCCCGGTGGGCGTGATGGAGCCGTAACAACCAGTGTAAGTGGTGGCGTACAACCTTATACCGTTATATATTCATCCGGCAGTCCAAATGGATTAAGAGCCGGTCAGTATACGGTTACTGTAATGGACAATAACACATGCAGTTCAAGCAGTACATTTACCATTACTGAACCAGATACATTTACAGTAGCTACACCAGTATTCCTAAATCCAACTTGCCCATTAGACTCCAATGGAGCAATAAAAATACTAGTAAGCGGAGGAAATCCGCCCTATAAATATAAATGGAATACAAATGATACCGGAACCAATTTAACCAAATTAAAAACAGGCAATTATAAACTTACTATTACAGATTCTAAAAATTGCAATACTTTAAAGAGTTATGAATTAAAATCAATTGATAGCATTGCACCTCAACTGTTAACTAAAGATGGTACGATTTATCTTAACCAAGAGCAAGGAATTGCCATCCCAAGTAGTAGTAATTTTATTGAAATCCTTACAGATAATTGTGATCCCAATCCAAATGCCATTCTTTCTATTGATACTTTGCGTTGCAATCAGTTAGGTAAAAGCGCATACATTATGCAGGCCATGGATCAAAGTGGCAATATATCAAAAGACACCTTTTTTATAACCGTAACCGATACATTTAAACCAATCATCCATAAATGGCAGGATACTTTGTTTTACAGTTGCAATATAACCGTGCCAACAATAAGCGCATCAGATAATTGTTCGATAGTTGAATTTAAAAAATTGAGCGGACCTGAACCAGGTACCCTATTTCCAATTGGAGAAACTATTTTGAAATATCAGGCTATTGACAATTCAGGCAATATTACAATTGACAGTTTTATTGTCCGTGTTAAAAATTCAATTGAAATCCGTTTAGACACCAGTTACTTTAGCCTATGCAGTGGAGATACCTTGTATCAATACATTCATATCAGCAATAAAAATGGAGGACCTTATTCTTTAATTTACAAATCGGATACCCTAAACCTATTTCGAGATACCAGCTTATTATATACCATAACCAATGAGCCTGAATTCAGAATCAATGCTTATGAGAGCAGCTCCTGTACTCAAACTTTTAAAGACACTATAATTTATCCGGGACAACTCGTTCAGTTGGATTCAATACAAATTTTTGATGAATCAGTATTAAATGCGCATGACGGAAAATTGAATCCATTTTTTAATGCTATAGATTCATTTATTGTTTATGACGCCATTTCCCTTGAGCGAATTAATAATACAGGTACAGACTTAGCGGCAGGATTATATTTAATTAAAGCTTTCCGAAATAATTGCATTTTTGAATATGGACCTTATACCATTAAGTTAATTACAAAAACAAACTATGCTACTCCATTAAATGTAGTAGTCTACCCTATTCCATTTTCAAACTTATTGCATATTTCAAGCAATGTAAGTGAGAAATCAAATTATCAGATATTAAATTTTAGTGGAAAGGTTATCACTCAAGGACTGCTTAATCAAGAACTTTCAATAGAAACCGGCGATTTACAGTCTGGAATTTATTTATTGAAGATTGGAAATACAAACGACCAAAAAGTAATTAAAGTAATTAAACTAATTAAGCTTTAA
- the lepA gene encoding elongation factor 4: MELIRNFCVIAHIDHGKSTLSDRLLEFTKTISARDMQNQALDDMDLERERGITIKAHAIQLDYEHTDGKRYVFNLIDTPGHVDFSYEVSRSIAACEGALLLIDATQGIQAQTISNLYLAIEHNLEIIPILNKIDMESAMVDQVSDQVIDLIGCSKEDIVLASGKTGQGVPDIMKAIVDRIPAPKGNPEAPLQALIFDSVFNSFRGIIIYYRIINGTLKKGDRVKFFNTGGEYEAEEVGILRMTLFAKKEIGCGDVGYIITGIKDVKEVKVGDTLTKASNPCSESIKGFEEVKPMVFAGIYPVENEYFEDLRDSLEKLRLNDSSLVYEPETSIALGFGFRCGFLGMLHLEIIQERLSREFNQEVITTVPNVSYKALTTKHELLIINTPNDLPEPNYLEYVEEPYIQAQIITMPDYIGPIIKLCMDKRGILTKQHYLTTYRVELMFEMPLAEIVFDFYDRLKSMTKGYASFDYHPIDYRKSDLVKLDIKLNGDNVDALTALVHRSKAESVGRRMCTKLKEILPKHQFVIAIQAAIGGKIIARETISAMRKDVTAKCYGGDISRKRKLLEKQKEGKKKMRQIGSIDVPQKAFLDVLKLDE, translated from the coding sequence ATGGAGCTAATAAGAAATTTTTGTGTCATTGCCCATATTGACCATGGCAAGAGTACTTTATCGGATCGATTATTGGAATTTACCAAGACGATCTCTGCGCGGGACATGCAAAATCAAGCCTTGGATGACATGGATTTAGAGCGAGAGCGCGGGATAACCATCAAGGCACACGCGATTCAGCTAGACTATGAGCATACCGATGGCAAACGCTATGTATTTAATTTGATCGATACCCCCGGGCACGTTGATTTTTCATATGAAGTTTCCAGATCGATTGCAGCTTGTGAAGGTGCTCTGTTATTGATCGATGCGACCCAGGGAATTCAGGCACAAACCATCTCAAATTTATATCTGGCCATCGAGCACAACCTGGAAATTATACCCATTTTGAATAAAATCGATATGGAAAGTGCCATGGTAGATCAGGTTAGTGATCAGGTAATTGATTTAATTGGCTGTTCAAAAGAAGATATTGTTTTAGCAAGTGGTAAAACGGGGCAAGGGGTTCCAGATATTATGAAAGCGATCGTAGATCGAATTCCAGCCCCGAAAGGAAATCCGGAAGCTCCTCTTCAGGCTTTAATATTTGATTCTGTTTTTAATTCTTTTAGAGGGATTATAATCTATTACCGCATTATAAATGGAACCTTGAAAAAAGGGGACCGGGTGAAATTTTTCAATACCGGTGGCGAGTATGAAGCAGAAGAAGTTGGGATTCTCCGCATGACCCTATTTGCAAAAAAGGAAATTGGATGTGGTGATGTCGGATATATTATTACCGGGATTAAAGATGTTAAAGAGGTAAAAGTAGGAGATACTTTAACAAAAGCCTCAAACCCATGTTCTGAAAGCATAAAAGGTTTTGAAGAAGTAAAGCCAATGGTTTTTGCGGGTATTTATCCAGTTGAAAACGAATATTTTGAAGATTTAAGAGATAGTTTGGAAAAATTAAGACTCAATGACTCTTCATTGGTTTATGAACCAGAAACTTCAATTGCCTTGGGTTTTGGATTTAGATGCGGTTTTTTAGGTATGTTGCATCTTGAAATTATTCAAGAGAGACTGTCTCGTGAGTTTAATCAAGAAGTAATCACAACGGTTCCAAACGTATCTTATAAAGCCCTTACTACCAAACATGAATTGTTGATCATCAATACGCCAAATGATCTTCCTGAACCCAATTACCTGGAATATGTGGAGGAACCCTATATTCAGGCACAAATAATTACCATGCCTGATTACATCGGGCCTATTATCAAATTGTGTATGGACAAGCGAGGCATCCTTACAAAACAACATTACCTGACAACCTATCGGGTAGAGCTTATGTTTGAAATGCCATTAGCTGAAATTGTATTTGATTTTTATGATCGACTAAAATCAATGACGAAAGGCTATGCTTCTTTTGATTACCATCCGATTGATTATCGCAAATCAGATTTGGTTAAATTGGATATCAAATTGAATGGAGACAATGTAGATGCATTGACAGCACTGGTACACCGGTCTAAAGCAGAGTCAGTAGGCCGAAGAATGTGCACTAAATTAAAGGAAATTTTACCTAAACACCAATTTGTAATTGCCATTCAAGCAGCTATTGGCGGAAAAATTATTGCTCGTGAAACAATATCAGCAATGCGCAAAGATGTAACAGCCAAGTGCTATGGTGGGGACATCAGCCGTAAACGAAAATTGCTTGAAAAACAAAAAGAAGGAAAGAAAAAGATGCGACAAATCGGAAGCATTGATGTGCCTCAAAAAGCATTCTTAGATGTACTAAAGCTTGATGAATAA
- a CDS encoding threonine aldolase produces MESIRRINLISDTVTLPSKGMLESMMNAKLGDDVFQEDPTVIQLEKKLASMFAQEAGLFCPSGTMANQIAIKSHTQPLDEMICEINSHVFQYEVSGYAFHSGIAVNPLVTESGNLSPELISQAIKPSKDWLPNTTLVVLENTGNRTGGTLYSLSEMVKISDCCKSYNLKLHLDGARIFNAIIEGGYSSEEIGPLFDSISVCLSKGLGAPVGTVLLGNQSWIQKCRKVRKVMGGGMRQSGILAAAGLYALEHNVSRLKTDHIHAKQIESCLLNLTYVTKVKPVYTNIVIFDLIPTLTPDDFINQLNQYGINSSAFGKHSIRFVTHLDINESMVSEVIDVLNTKIK; encoded by the coding sequence ATGGAATCAATCCGAAGAATAAATTTAATAAGTGATACAGTTACCTTACCCTCTAAAGGTATGCTGGAATCAATGATGAATGCAAAATTGGGGGATGATGTATTTCAAGAAGATCCAACGGTCATTCAATTAGAAAAAAAACTTGCATCCATGTTTGCACAAGAAGCAGGTTTGTTTTGTCCATCAGGTACTATGGCCAATCAAATAGCCATTAAATCTCATACCCAACCACTCGATGAGATGATTTGTGAAATCAATAGCCATGTATTTCAATACGAAGTTTCCGGATATGCCTTTCACAGTGGGATTGCTGTAAATCCATTGGTAACTGAATCCGGCAATCTATCTCCTGAATTAATTTCACAGGCAATAAAACCCTCAAAGGATTGGCTGCCTAATACTACCTTAGTTGTTTTAGAAAATACGGGCAATCGGACAGGAGGAACCTTGTACTCGCTCTCAGAAATGGTTAAAATATCCGATTGTTGTAAATCATACAATCTTAAACTACATTTAGATGGGGCACGTATCTTTAATGCCATCATTGAAGGGGGTTATTCAAGTGAAGAAATCGGTCCTTTATTTGATTCTATTTCTGTTTGCCTCTCAAAAGGACTTGGAGCTCCTGTAGGCACTGTGCTTTTAGGCAATCAATCGTGGATTCAAAAATGCAGAAAAGTACGTAAAGTTATGGGCGGAGGCATGCGACAATCTGGAATTTTAGCTGCAGCAGGTTTATACGCATTGGAGCACAATGTAAGCCGATTAAAAACAGATCATATTCACGCCAAACAAATCGAATCTTGTTTATTAAACCTGACTTACGTTACTAAGGTTAAACCTGTTTACACCAACATTGTCATATTTGATTTGATACCAACACTTACTCCTGATGATTTTATAAATCAACTGAATCAATACGGAATCAATTCCAGTGCATTTGGAAAACACTCCATTCGATTTGTTACTCATTTGGATATTAATGAATCCATGGTAAGTGAAGTTATTGATGTATTGAATACTAAAATTAAATAA
- a CDS encoding bifunctional nuclease family protein — MSSQDHKLIELEIIALSHSVTQSQNYAVVLGETEGNRRLPIVIGGYEAQAIAVVLERMTPNRPLTHDLFKNALSSFGIEVKEILINNLLDGIFFSQLICEKEGEIIKIDSRTSDALALAVRFSCPIYTYEFIMDSAGVVLEESEEEAQKPVSKKDKPQKLFSSYSTEELNKMLSKVLEEENYEKAAHIRDELNKRK, encoded by the coding sequence ATGTCTAGCCAAGATCATAAACTGATTGAATTAGAAATCATAGCCCTTTCCCACAGTGTTACGCAATCGCAAAATTATGCGGTAGTTTTAGGTGAAACAGAGGGAAACAGGCGGTTGCCAATTGTGATTGGAGGTTATGAAGCTCAAGCAATTGCAGTAGTATTAGAGCGAATGACTCCTAACAGACCTTTGACGCACGATCTATTTAAAAATGCACTTTCTTCATTTGGAATTGAAGTCAAAGAAATTTTAATTAATAATTTATTAGATGGAATCTTTTTCTCCCAATTGATTTGTGAAAAAGAAGGTGAAATCATTAAAATTGATTCAAGAACATCTGATGCATTAGCTCTTGCTGTTCGCTTTAGTTGTCCAATTTATACCTATGAATTTATCATGGATTCTGCTGGTGTGGTTTTAGAAGAATCAGAAGAAGAAGCTCAAAAGCCAGTGTCAAAAAAAGATAAACCTCAAAAATTGTTTAGCAGTTACAGTACCGAAGAATTAAATAAAATGCTTAGCAAGGTTTTGGAAGAAGAGAATTATGAAAAAGCGGCCCACATCCGGGATGAATTAAATAAACGCAAGTAA
- a CDS encoding electron transfer flavoprotein subunit alpha/FixB family protein, producing MILVLLEEQNGRLKKSAIEAAGFASKIAQVTGLKVCGLMGRTINVNELACLGLDKLAQFEQADYMDGSQWISVIDQVYSQIGGKYLVISNNSLGKSISGGLSVKLKTGLISNAVNLKFQDGNLQFQKSVFSGKASAWYKFNKDHGIIALMPNGFGIHKSEDKQIEIVAINLQIPEPKIKLLDRKLIQGKTPLTEAEIVVSAGRGMKDPANWTMVEELADLLHATTACSRPVADAGWRPHHEHVGQTGVAIRPNVYIALGISGAIQHLAGVNNSKKIFVINKDPEAPFFKAADYGVCGDLFEILPKLNEALRKSKMN from the coding sequence ATGATTTTAGTACTATTGGAAGAACAAAATGGCAGGTTGAAAAAATCTGCAATTGAAGCAGCAGGATTTGCTTCAAAAATTGCCCAGGTCACTGGATTAAAAGTTTGTGGATTAATGGGCAGGACGATTAATGTAAACGAATTAGCCTGTTTAGGTTTAGACAAACTTGCCCAGTTTGAGCAAGCAGATTATATGGATGGAAGTCAATGGATTTCAGTAATCGATCAAGTCTATAGCCAGATAGGAGGAAAATACCTTGTTATTAGCAATAACAGTCTTGGCAAATCGATATCAGGCGGCTTATCTGTAAAGCTAAAAACGGGATTAATTAGCAATGCGGTTAATCTTAAATTTCAAGATGGGAATTTGCAGTTTCAAAAAAGTGTTTTTTCAGGAAAGGCATCCGCTTGGTATAAATTCAACAAAGATCACGGAATCATTGCATTGATGCCAAATGGATTTGGAATCCATAAATCAGAAGACAAACAGATAGAAATTGTTGCAATAAATCTGCAAATCCCTGAGCCAAAAATAAAATTGCTGGATCGTAAATTAATTCAAGGGAAAACACCCCTTACAGAGGCAGAAATTGTTGTGTCTGCAGGACGGGGTATGAAAGATCCTGCAAATTGGACGATGGTAGAGGAGCTGGCTGATTTATTACATGCTACTACAGCTTGCTCTCGACCCGTTGCTGATGCTGGTTGGAGACCACATCATGAACATGTTGGGCAAACTGGTGTTGCTATTCGGCCTAATGTTTATATTGCTCTTGGGATATCAGGAGCGATACAACATTTGGCAGGTGTAAATAATTCAAAGAAAATATTTGTAATCAACAAAGATCCGGAAGCACCATTTTTTAAAGCGGCTGATTATGGAGTTTGTGGTGATTTGTTTGAAATATTACCGAAATTAAATGAAGCTTTGCGCAAAAGCAAAATGAACTAA
- a CDS encoding electron transfer flavoprotein subunit beta/FixA family protein codes for MKLLVCISKTPDTTSKISFSQDGKRYLDEGIQYILNPYDEWYALVRAIELKEKYSGQVDVIHVGNAASDILIRKALAIGADAAFRVDMEPSNSDEIAVQISEFAKKNSYDIIFCGKETIDHNSSEVGSRIAQYLELPYLSYCNHLEFEQDSVNASCEVEGGIAILNLKTPFVLSAAKGLAEQRIPNMKGIIDAKKKPLEVISPVQCEQLTELVSFELPITKSGVRMIDPTNIDEMVAVFKNELKII; via the coding sequence ATGAAACTATTGGTTTGTATCAGTAAAACTCCAGATACAACATCAAAAATAAGTTTTAGCCAGGATGGCAAACGATATTTGGATGAGGGTATTCAATATATATTAAATCCCTATGATGAGTGGTATGCATTGGTTCGTGCAATTGAGTTGAAAGAAAAGTATTCTGGACAGGTTGATGTGATTCATGTAGGCAATGCAGCTTCAGATATTCTGATTCGCAAAGCATTGGCTATTGGTGCAGATGCTGCATTTCGCGTTGACATGGAACCATCTAATTCAGATGAAATTGCAGTTCAAATTTCAGAATTTGCAAAAAAGAATAGCTATGATATTATTTTTTGCGGCAAAGAAACCATTGATCATAATAGTTCAGAGGTTGGGAGTCGCATTGCCCAATATTTAGAGCTCCCTTATTTATCTTATTGCAATCATCTGGAATTTGAGCAGGATTCTGTGAATGCATCCTGTGAAGTTGAAGGTGGCATCGCCATATTGAATTTAAAAACCCCATTTGTATTGTCTGCTGCAAAAGGCTTGGCAGAGCAACGCATTCCAAATATGAAAGGGATTATTGATGCAAAGAAAAAACCTTTAGAAGTAATTTCACCTGTTCAATGTGAACAACTAACCGAATTAGTTAGTTTTGAATTACCGATAACAAAGTCAGGGGTTAGAATGATCGATCCTACAAACATTGATGAAATGGTCGCTGTATTTAAAAATGAATTGAAAATCATTTGA